In Leptospiraceae bacterium, a genomic segment contains:
- a CDS encoding dicarboxylate/amino acid:cation symporter — protein sequence MLIGPALGLVLSYLGYSSLSNNWIKPFGDIFINLLKLIAIPLVLVSVTNAIASFRDDPQNLTRKGLKTLGIYMFTTISAVSIGLLIANVTKPGSKVSPEIKILLREKFEKKYEEKAKTAEEVKKQSPIQPIVDMFPSNIFSSLADTKNMLQVITFAILLGLAIMFTDPKYADPVKDLFHGLNEVLITMVDLIMKLAPYGVFALLCSLVTEIGGDNPIMAIKILAALGYYSLIVVLGLGIMIFLFYPLMIKIVAGYDPKKFFKGMIPAMTTAFYTSSSAATLSVTMKCVKENLGISKKTADTVLPLGATINMDGTSLYQAVAALFIAQAYNLDLSITQQLGILATATLASIGAAAVPGAGIVMLVIVLEQAQVPTEGIALIFAVDRILDMCRTMVNVTGDASVCILVDKK from the coding sequence ATGCTCATCGGCCCGGCTTTAGGCCTCGTTTTAAGCTATCTCGGATACTCCTCCCTCTCTAATAACTGGATAAAGCCTTTCGGAGACATTTTCATAAACCTTCTAAAACTCATCGCCATTCCCCTCGTTCTGGTTTCTGTTACCAATGCCATCGCCAGCTTTCGGGATGACCCCCAGAATCTTACCCGCAAAGGTTTAAAAACCCTCGGCATCTACATGTTCACAACCATTTCAGCCGTGAGTATAGGTCTATTAATTGCCAACGTAACCAAACCGGGCAGTAAGGTTTCACCGGAAATTAAAATTCTGCTTCGAGAGAAGTTTGAGAAAAAATACGAAGAAAAGGCCAAAACAGCCGAGGAAGTAAAAAAACAGAGTCCCATTCAACCAATTGTAGACATGTTTCCCTCCAATATCTTCAGTTCTCTAGCAGATACCAAGAACATGCTACAGGTAATCACCTTCGCCATTCTCTTAGGACTCGCCATCATGTTTACCGATCCCAAATACGCAGACCCGGTAAAAGATTTGTTTCACGGTTTAAACGAAGTTTTAATCACTATGGTAGACCTCATAATGAAACTCGCTCCTTACGGAGTATTCGCCCTGCTCTGCTCTCTTGTCACAGAAATAGGTGGAGACAACCCGATTATGGCCATCAAAATTCTCGCTGCCCTCGGATACTATTCTCTCATAGTAGTTCTGGGGCTTGGCATTATGATATTTTTATTCTATCCTCTCATGATAAAAATTGTAGCGGGCTATGATCCAAAGAAATTCTTCAAAGGCATGATACCTGCCATGACCACAGCTTTTTACACCAGTTCCAGTGCTGCCACACTATCAGTCACCATGAAGTGTGTAAAAGAAAACCTCGGAATATCCAAGAAAACTGCCGACACAGTCCTTCCCCTCGGTGCCACCATCAATATGGACGGAACCAGTCTCTACCAGGCAGTTGCCGCCCTATTTATTGCCCAGGCCTATAACCTCGATTTGAGTATTACCCAGCAACTGGGAATCCTCGCCACTGCAACCCTCGCATCTATAGGTGCCGCTGCCGTTCCCGGCGCCGGAATCGTAATGCTGGTAATAGTGTTGGAACAGGCACAGGTTCCTACAGAAGGAATTGCCCTCATTTTTGCTGTAGATAGGATCCTCGACATGTGCCGAACCATGGTAAATGTAACGGGGGATGCCAGCGTCTGCATTCTTGTTGATAAAAAATAA
- a CDS encoding porin OmpL1 — protein MIRKISVFLSLSIIGLVLGTSLSAKPRVIIGAGLQFDPNSLGGTFVKDGLDSGVTKKDDYGNYAGVQKIFIAENKLQTLENLTGGMFNYKTNGPMTAGSLTLGFENDLYDEGKNGGFFYRVGLNLSTVVSGGHKTATFMGYKWYDARWFYKSMVIPAFLGIKLDAGPGSFYMAPGVHWYKAEWQVKGTIDGYGIEQATGGMSKKLPVVGDAMNPSAYNEDAKFDGSGMGFSWLIGVQTKITDSGYAFFELETHSSYTIGNAGTKSAGGMAGLSPMPAYPVTVGGTVYRFGYKHEL, from the coding sequence ATGATTAGAAAGATCAGTGTATTTCTTTCTCTATCCATTATTGGACTTGTCCTTGGCACTTCCCTGTCTGCCAAGCCAAGGGTTATAATTGGTGCAGGTTTGCAGTTCGACCCGAACTCTCTGGGTGGAACTTTCGTAAAAGATGGTCTTGATTCCGGTGTTACTAAAAAAGACGATTATGGTAACTATGCAGGTGTTCAAAAAATCTTTATTGCAGAAAACAAGTTACAGACCCTCGAAAACCTAACCGGAGGAATGTTCAACTATAAAACAAACGGACCGATGACAGCTGGAAGCTTAACACTCGGTTTTGAAAATGATTTATACGATGAAGGTAAAAATGGCGGTTTCTTTTACAGGGTAGGACTGAACTTATCGACCGTAGTAAGTGGCGGACACAAGACAGCTACTTTCATGGGATATAAGTGGTATGACGCTCGCTGGTTCTACAAATCTATGGTGATTCCGGCCTTCTTAGGTATTAAATTAGATGCCGGTCCAGGAAGTTTCTACATGGCTCCCGGTGTTCATTGGTACAAAGCTGAATGGCAGGTAAAAGGAACTATCGACGGTTATGGCATTGAACAGGCTACCGGCGGTATGTCCAAAAAACTTCCTGTAGTAGGAGATGCAATGAATCCTTCTGCTTACAATGAAGACGCTAAATTTGATGGAAGTGGAATGGGCTTTAGCTGGTTAATCGGGGTTCAAACCAAGATTACTGACAGTGGTTATGCGTTCTTTGAACTGGAAACCCACTCTTCTTACACCATTGGAAATGCAGGAACCAAGTCTGCCGGTGGTATGGCCGGACTTAGCCCAATGCCTGCTTATCCCGTAACTGTAGGTGGAACTGTTTACCGTTTCGGTTACAAACACGAGCTTTAA
- a CDS encoding nucleotidyltransferase domain-containing protein codes for MISWESILNLSKQIEELFFPEKIILFGSYAYGVPTEHSDVDILVILPFKGKNFRKSLEIYQKVDVDFSVDIIARNPEDTAMRYKYGDPLIHQALDNGKVLYERHS; via the coding sequence ATGATTTCCTGGGAAAGTATATTAAACCTATCAAAGCAGATTGAAGAACTGTTCTTTCCTGAAAAAATTATTTTATTTGGTTCCTATGCCTATGGAGTTCCAACAGAACATTCAGATGTTGATATTCTTGTAATCTTACCTTTTAAAGGCAAAAACTTTCGAAAGTCTTTAGAGATTTATCAAAAAGTAGATGTCGATTTCTCTGTAGATATAATTGCTCGAAACCCGGAAGACACAGCAATGAGATATAAATATGGTGATCCCTTGATTCATCAGGCACTTGATAATGGTAAGGTTCTATATGAACGTCATAGTTAA
- a CDS encoding HEPN domain-containing protein has protein sequence MNVIVKVEHTHNLVSLQNTLLSLNPAFIFEINHLKFLSRAAVDFRYPGENADQEEADEALMYCMSLREKLKASLGNEYFIFK, from the coding sequence ATGAACGTCATAGTTAAGGTCGAGCATACTCATAATTTAGTAAGCTTGCAAAACACTTTATTATCCTTAAATCCTGCTTTTATTTTTGAGATAAATCATTTAAAATTTCTTTCAAGAGCAGCAGTAGACTTTAGATATCCGGGAGAAAATGCAGATCAAGAAGAAGCCGATGAAGCTTTAATGTATTGCATGAGTCTAAGAGAGAAATTAAAAGCTTCATTAGGAAATGAATACTTTATATTCAAATAA